In a single window of the Gemmatimonas sp. genome:
- the gspG gene encoding type II secretion system major pseudopilin GspG: MIANASRRAFTLIEVLVVIVVIAVLATFVAPSLFRNVNDARVATAKAQIESFGTALDAYRLDSGRYPTTTQGLAALWQKPVIDPPSGWTEPYLRKPVPDDPWGRPYLYVAPGKVNPGSYDLLTYGADGQPGGEGDKADITSWK; this comes from the coding sequence ATGATCGCGAACGCGTCCCGGCGTGCGTTCACGCTGATCGAAGTGTTGGTGGTGATCGTGGTGATCGCCGTCCTCGCCACCTTTGTGGCGCCGAGTCTCTTTCGCAATGTGAACGACGCTCGTGTGGCGACGGCCAAGGCGCAGATCGAAAGCTTTGGTACCGCGCTGGACGCGTATCGGCTCGACAGCGGCCGCTATCCTACCACCACGCAGGGGCTCGCCGCGTTGTGGCAGAAGCCGGTGATCGATCCGCCGAGTGGGTGGACCGAGCCGTATCTGCGGAAGCCGGTCCCCGATGATCCGTGGGGCCGTCCGTACCTGTACGTCGCGCCGGGCAAAGTGAATCCCGGCAGTTACGACCTCCTCACGTACGGCGCCGACGGTCAGCCCGGCGGTGAAGGCGACAAGGCCGACATCACCAGCTGGAAGTAA